The Cucumis melo cultivar AY chromosome 9, USDA_Cmelo_AY_1.0, whole genome shotgun sequence genome includes the window ACAAAAGAATGCAGCACTAAATGGTGGTTATAACGGAAAGCATGCAGCATTTTCTTTGGCCATAACAGCCTCCACTTTTAGAGATATTCCTTTGTTTTACTGGTAACTTTATCCTTTCTCGACAAGGGTTTGTGTTTTCCTTCTACTTCCCTTTAATGGGCCCTTTTCTAGTCCTTTTAGTGCACTCATGACCTCACGTTAAATGTTCGTTTTCTCCAAATGAAAGTTGTTCCTTCATTAATCCATTAATGAAAAAGTAATGGAAATACCTTATACTACATAAAGCTTAGGTTTAAAAACTGTGTTTCTATCTCATACACACACAAATTACCTCAGCACATATTCTACTAACGGTTGAAACGGTTTCTACTGGATGTAATCCATGCAATGTCTCAGCCCCAAGAATAATTGCATCACTTCCTGCACACTCATGAGAAGACAGGTTATAAAAAACGTCATACAATCATACCCCCAGTCAGGAATGGAACTAAGAACCCTGATTTATACTAAATATAATGATACAATTGAACATAAAATAGATAAATTGAAAAAAGTTCAACCCAATCTTTAGCATCAGTTATTATGAGATCTGTGGCTTTAGAAGGTAGAGAGGGATTTAAAAGAACCATGACTTAAAAAATCCCTACATCTTCAGTCTTTAAACAATAGGAgatttaaaaattgaataacTCACCATCAAGTACAGCATTGGCAACATCAGTAGCTACTGCACGTGTAGGTCTCAAGTTGTTAGTCATGCTGTAACAATGTAGAAAACAGAAATAATCAATCCCAAGGTAACCATGGCAAAGAATACGAGTAAAAAGTGAGCTAACAATGACTTGCCTCTACACTTTCAATCTTTGCAAATATTTGAGTTTGGTTAAGGTCACCTAGCTTAGAAAGAAATTGTCGAGCCtacataaaaatttaatttagcaatcaATATCCTCTATTGTAATGATCAACATAGTCAAATCACCCACAGCCGATCATTTGTTTAAAGTGAAGACTCAATGCAAGGAAATAATACTTCTCGAACATCTTCCACATATCTAGCATGTGACAGAGAGAGGAAGTCAATCTTGTTTTTTACTATCATGTAGCTATGATCTAAAGTCATCAGTCAGCATCAAAAAATACTATGAGCTACCAATCATGTTAAGGTTGTATAAGCTAATTGCAAGCAATCAATTAGAGAGACTTAACAGGCATAACAAACAAGAAACCAAAGAATGTTACTCTTTGTCTTTCTCAGTAAGTGTTGGAAGATCAATGTGAATTTCAGCAGCATGCAAAGTGTACATTGTACCAACCAACGTGGCAGAGTTCTTTACCACACAACCAACCTCATCTCCTTTCACTTCAAAAACATGATAAATCCCCAACAAACATAACTCAGCATAACATCATTTACCACGATTCCTTacagtgaaaaaaaaattgaagatcaCTACCAATATGCTCCATTACCTCCAACCAGACAGATGTTTCACTTCCAGTAAAGAGGTACTGACCAAGAAAAAGGGTGTCTCCTTTCTTAAGGACCTATATAagaaaatttcaagtttagtaATATGAAGGAGATTACTATATAATCAATGCAGTGAAGGAAAGGACGACTATCTTTTATAAAGTTTGACTTTGCATGTCTTCATACGATGCAATTTTGACTGAGAGTAAATTGCATCAGACAACAGACACGATGTAGACAAGTAATTAGATCATTAGTATAGTCAGTTAACATTGATTTAGTTTATGATTTTAGATTAAATAGTAGTTtggatttatttatttgtttgttttattttcttgtatAACAACGAATAGCCACTTCTAGAAATATACGAGGGGCTTTTGaatatcaatttaaaataaaactttaattcATAGAAAGTTTTTCCTGAACTTCAGGGCTACAGATTTTCCTTGTTTGGCTGTGGATTTGGCCTAATCTAAAATGTTCCACAAGTAGATGAAGTTTTATAGTATTTCCCAACCTTTGAAAGTCCACCATAATTTATAGGTAGCAGCTCTGAAAATGCCTCTAGTTCTTGATTGGGTGTTAGAACAACAAACCCATCTTCCTAAAGAGAGATAGATTTCTCACTTTAGTTACAACCAACATCTCAGGACCCGCTGTATCCAGCATAACCTGAAAAAAGCAGAAGAATTATCTTACTTATTCTTTGGCCAAGTTACTAAGAAAATGGTAGGAAAGttcaaatgataaaatataCACTGAAACATATTAAAAACGAACATACAGCACAAAGTTTCTTGGTGCTTTTAACAGCCATCTTCAAATTTTCCAAAGTCTCTTGATGGTAATACGGACTACCCCATGAAAAGTCAAATTGAGCAACTAGCAGCCACCaaagaaagaatagaaaaacaaaagttCCCTACTTTAACAAAAGGAGAGTTGCTAAGGAAGCCAACCATACCCGACATTCCAGCCGTCAAACAAGCAGAAATAACTTGTACAGATCGAGGGTTAGGACCCAGAGTACCAACAATCTTAGTCGTAGGAAAGAAGCTCTGGAAAACAGGAGGGCAACAATCAACAAAATTTCAAGGGGCCtcaaatacaagaaaaaaaatgcaaCTTTGGAAACTAGTAGTGCACAGAAAGAAAGTAAGAGAAGTCAGTTCTGGCTTAAAAAATCCCTTTTGACTCCTTCCCAACTTCAAAGATGCAATTGAACCCCTTCAAAATGAATATGATGTGAGTGATTGttactaaaggaaaaaaatagtttactgATGATGAATTTAAGTAGCCTTTCCTTTGTAATTGAATGATTTAAAGAGTGATCTAATGAATGTTATTAAAACTAAATGAGGGGAGAGAAACTCGACCATGGAGAGAAAATGGACAGTGAATGAAGTaccaaaaaaaacaaactagcgAATACAGTCatagttaaaataaaaccatCTTCAAAAGTAGTCATAACTCAACCAAATGGCACTATATTTTCTATAAACCCAACTTCTTTTCACTTTTGAAATGTTCAATTTGTGTTAGTTCCTACACACAAAAAGGTCTCAAACTCCTAAAATGGATAGAACTACGGGGCTATAGGTTATAGTATTTTTGTGAACCTAAAGCAGTTATGAAGCATAACCAAGTagcaaacacaaacacaaacacttGATGAAACTTCTAACAGTCACAAAAACTTTGGAAGTTAGTAGTGCAGAGAAAGAAAGTGAAAGAAGTCAGTTATGGCGTAAAAATCCCTTTTGACTCCTTCCCAACTTCCCAGATGCAATTGAACCCCTTGAAAATGACCATAACTGACTCAAATTacagtaaaaaatcaaattgagtgAACATATGGGAAGTGGGTTCAATTCCTTTTACCACAGAAAACTATAATACAAGTTCTTTCACTACTTAAAACCCAAATTCCACAACCACAGTTACACAAGAAGAAGAATAACAACAAAAATGCCTCTTAAACTCCAACAAGAAGTACAGAAGAACTTGAATTCCAAAAGGGAACTTAACTTACCTCCGTTCTTCCATGGCTGAATAGAGTGAGCTAGAAATTAGAAAACACAAAGAATGAAGCTAATTTTGAGGTGCATCTGGAAGGCAATTTAAAGCTTTTGGCAGTAGCTATGTAACAGAAATTTCCAAAGTGAGCCGCCATAATCgactaaaaaaagaaatcaaaatgaaCGAGTAATCAAAGTAATATTCAGTATAtctgaaaaacaaacataattattctgataaaccctgcataattattctgagattataaagatggtgtttaaaattgtattcaattcaTTTTAAAAGGTTAACCATGAAAAGGAAGAACAGTGGAGACCATGAACTACTAAAGGCATGCAATTTTTCACAGTATCATGATAAGAGACTTCATGCTTTAAGAAGTCTATGACACAAATCAAGACTATAAAGTGTCAAacattttttaatctttattaAAGTTTATCTTTTTTATATGCTTTAGTAATAGAACTAATTTCACTTAACAAGGTCCAAAACTTGATGATTAATCTTGAGTTTATGATTTCAACCGCATACGGAAGTCAGTTCCACCGATCTACAAAATTACAATATTCAAAATATAAAGGATGGCatacaaattatatatagacATTTTGGACAACTGCAACAACTTTTTTACACGGTTGCAGGGATAGGGGTGCACTTAGGTGGCAAATTAGCACGAGGAAGATAAAAACCTTCATTAGAAGCCGAGTAACATCTGCCATTGTGGATACACACACCTCTGTTAAATTTCCTACACCAGATTTTACATCTTCTCTAATCTGTGAGATGATTCAGCATAAgaccaaattaatttttcatattacagGAAAATGTCATTTCGCCACCAAAATTAAGACAAAAATATACCAAAAACCCCATAATTACACCAGATAAATTACCTTCGCAATAGAATCAGACAACCCAGGGATGGAATTCTCAAGAACGGTCTCCATACTGAGCTT containing:
- the LOC107992380 gene encoding pyruvate kinase 1, cytosolic-like, producing the protein MVDFQRSLRKETPFFLVSTSLLEVKHLSGWSMTNNLRPTRAVATDVANAVLDGSDAIILGAETLHGLHPVETVSTVSRICAEDCSLRTDQKHGGVVE